Sequence from the Nocardioides exalbidus genome:
TCGGTCGCCCACTGACCGACGACGCCGAGGTCGCCGAGGCCCTCTCGCTCCTGCGCGTGCACCCGGCCATGGCCCAGGCACGTGACTACGTCGTCGGCCAGGCGGCCCAGGCCAAGAAGCACCTCGAGGTCCTCGACCCCGGCCCGGTGCGCACGGCCCTCGAGTCCTTCGCCGACGTCGTGGCCACCCGCTTCGCCTGACCGGCCGTCGGGCGGTGAGTGAGCCACCTTCGGCCCGCGCCGAACGTGGCTCACACACCGCTCCGGAGCCGGGACGTCAGGCCGCGCTCGCCTGCGCGATCAGCCGCAGGTGCCGGCGGCGGTGGTTGACGGTCTCGACGGTGAAGAGCACGAGCGCGACCCAGACCATCGCGAAGCCGATCCAGCGGCTGGCGGGCATGTCCTCGTGGAAGACCAGGATGCCGAGGGCGAACTGGATGGTCGGCGCGAAGTACTGCAGCAGGCCGAGCGACACCATCGAGACCCGGATGGCCGCGGCGCCGAAGAGCATCAGCGGGACCGCGGTGACGACGCCCGTCGTGGTGTAGAGCAGGGCGTGGCCGAGGCCGTGCGAGCCGAAGCTCGACTGCCCCTGGGCGGTGATCCAGACGACGTACGCCAGCGCGAACGGCGCCATGACCAGGGTCTCCAGCGTGATGCTCTCCACGGCGGCGACGTCCGCCTTCTTCTTCGCGAGGCCGTAGGCGGCGAAGCTCAGGGCGAGGACGAGCGCGATCCAGGGCGGGCGGCCGTAGTCGACGCTCAGGACGCAGACCGCGAGGAAGGCGATGCCCATCGCCACCCACTGGAGGGGGCGCAGCCGCTCGCCCAGAACGAGCACGCCGAGGAGCACGGTGACGAGCGGGTTGATGAAGTAGCCGAGCGAGGTCTCGACCACGCGACCGCTGTTGACGCCCCAGATGTAGGTGCCCCAGTTGATGGTGATGAGGACGGCCGCGCTGCTGAT
This genomic interval carries:
- the rarD gene encoding EamA family transporter RarD; translation: MPENRRGLVLGALAYLLWGTLPVYWALLEPGGAVEILAHRLLWSLLTMVVVLAAWRKVGGFADLLRDRRKVLLISSAAVLITINWGTYIWGVNSGRVVETSLGYFINPLVTVLLGVLVLGERLRPLQWVAMGIAFLAVCVLSVDYGRPPWIALVLALSFAAYGLAKKKADVAAVESITLETLVMAPFALAYVVWITAQGQSSFGSHGLGHALLYTTTGVVTAVPLMLFGAAAIRVSMVSLGLLQYFAPTIQFALGILVFHEDMPASRWIGFAMVWVALVLFTVETVNHRRRHLRLIAQASAA